The sequence GAAGAAGATCATGGACGTCATCCGTGGGCGAGTGCTTGCCGTGGGTGTCTTTGTCGACGCACCGCCCGAGGAGGTGCATGCGATTACCAATGAGCTTAGGTTGGAACTCGTGCAGCTCAGTGGGAATGAAACTGCCAACCAAGTGAGCGAGCTGAAAGCACAGCTCGGCCAGACGCCTATCATGCAGGCCGTGCGCGTCGGTCCGCAGGGGGACCACGAGGTGCTAGCACATCTGGCCGCGTGCCGGGATCTTGGCTGCTTGCCACAGATGATTTTGTGGGATGCCTACGACGCCACACAGTTTGGCGGGACCGGGCGAGTGGCCGATTGGCAGTCCGCGGCCCGCTTCGCGGCCAGCGGGGGTTTTACTCCCTTGGTCCTAGCCGGCGGGCTGCGGCCCGATAACGTTGCCGAGGCGATTCGCACGGTCCGCCCCCAGGGCGTAGATACGGCCAGCGGCGTCGAAGTCCGGCCGGGTGTTAAGGACTTTGAGAAAATGCGGTCCTTCGTTGCAGCCGCGCGTGGCGCATTCGACAAGCAACGCGTGGCTGACTAAGATATCGCGGATTGCCGAACAGGCACTTCGCAAGCAAAACTCCCTTTGCATGCCCCTCACAAGGAGTATATCCGTGGCCCAGGTCGACACGCGGTTGCCGTTCAAAGTTGCAGACATGTCGCTGGCCGATTGGGGCCGCAAAGAGATCCAACTGGCCGAGAACGAGATGCCAGGCTTGATGGCGCTGCGCCACAAGTTCGGCAAGTCGAAGCCGCTAGCTGGCGCGCGGATCGCCGGCTGCCTGCACATGACCATCCAGACGGCCGTGCTGATCGAGACGTTGGTCGAGCTCGGCGCGCAGGTCACTTGGAGCAGCTGCAACATTTTCTCGACCCAAGACCACGCAGCCGCGGCCATCGCCAAGGCCGGCGTGCCGGTCTACGCCTGGAAGGGAATGAGCGCCGAGGAGTTCGATTGGTGCATCGAACAGACGTTGATCTTCCCAGACGGTCAGCCGCTGAACCTGATTCTGGACGACGGCGGCGACCTGACATGCATGGTTCACCAGAAGTATCCCGAAATGTTGGCGGCCATCCGTGGCCTGTCGGAAGAGACCACCACGGGAGTTCATCGTCTGTACCAGATGCACGCCCGCGGCGAGTTGAAGGTGCCCGCGATCAATGTCAACGACTCCGTCACGAAGAGCAAGTTCGACAACTTGTACGGCTGCCGCGAATCGCTGGCCGACGGCATCAAGCGGGCCACCGACGTGATGGTGGCGGGCAAGGTCGTCGTCATCGCCGGCTATGGTGACGTGGGCAAGGGTTGTGCCCGGGCCATGCAGTCGCTGGGCGCGCGGGTGATCATTACAGAGATCGACCCAATCAACGCCTTGCAGGCCGCGATGGAAGGTTACGAAGTAACGACCATGGACGACGCCGCCCCACGCGGCAATATCTTTGTCACGGCCACGGGCAACCGTGACGTGATCATGGGCGAGCATATGAAGGTCATGCCCAATGACGCCATCGTGTGCAACATTGGCCACTTCGACCTGGAAATCGACATGGCCTGGCTGAACGGCCAGAAGACCGTCAAAAAGATCGAGATCAAGCCGCAGGTCGACCGTTATACGTTCGCCGATGGGCATTCGATTCTGATCCTGGCCGAAGGCCGTTTGGTGAACTTGGGCTGTGCCACGGGGCACCCGTCATTCGTCATGTCGAACTCGTTCACCAACCAGGTTATGGCCCAATTGGCCCTCTGGACCGAGGCTGATAAGTTCGGCCTGGGCGTGCATGTGCTGCCCAAGAAGCTGGACGAAGAGGTGGCCCGGCTGCACCTGGACAAGCTGGGCGTGAAGCTCACCAAGCTGACGTCGAAGCAGTCCGAGTATATTGGCATCCCGACCGAAGGGCCGTTCAAACCGGACTACTACCGGTACTAAAAGCGAGAGCCGTCCAGGCCAGCATCGGCAACGACAAAGACTTGTCGGGCTGCCGCAAGGGCCCACAGGCGGACCGTTTGACAACTCGCCAGGGCTGCGGGATAACACCCGCAGCCCTGTTTTTTTTGAGCAGGCAAACCACCTTCAGCACGCGAAACCACTCTTTGCTGCCATGCCCGAAATTCAAGCTTTCCGCGGACTGCGTTATGACCTGGGACACGTTGGCTCGTTGAGCGAAGTCATCGCTCCGCCCTATGACGTGATTGGCCCGCAATTGCAGGACCAGCTTTACAAGCGGCATCCGGCCAACGTCGTGCGGTTGATCCTCAACCGGGACGAGCCGGGGGATGATGCGACGACCAGCCGCTACGCGCGGGCGGCCAAGTTCCTGAAGAACTGGCGCAGCGAGGGGATCCTTTCCACCGACCCCGATCCGGCCATCTATGTCTATCACCAGCAGTTCGACTATGCTGGCCGGACGCACACCCGGCGCGGGTTCATGGCCCGGATCAAGCTGCAACGTTTCGGGGAAGGGAACATCTATCCCCACGAAGAAACCATGTCCGGCCCTAAGCAGGACCGCCTGCTGCTGACCCGCGCCTGCAAGGCGAATTTGAGCCAGATATTTGGGCTCTATCCCGATCCGCAGAACGAGACCCAGCAGCTACTCGAAAATGCGATCGTGGCGGTGCCTCCGGTCGAGGCCACGGACCATTTGGGCGTCATTCACCGCATGTGGATGGTGACCGACGTAAACGTGATTTCGGCGGTCACCGCGTCGATCGGCCCGAAGCCGGTATTCATCGCCGACGGCCACCACCGTTACGAGACGGCCTGCAACTACCGCGACGAGTTGGCGGCCGCCGGCACGCTGACCGGCAATCATCCGGCCAACTCGGTGTTGATGATGTGCGTCGGCATGGAGGACCCCGGCATGGTGGTGCTTCCCACGCACCGGCTGTTCCGCGGCCTGCCGGCCATGAAGTCGACCGACCTGATCGCCAAGCTGGGAAATGCCTTTACCACGCGGGTTGCCGGCGAAGGGGGAGACCTGGCACCCACGATTTGGAGCGAGATCGAGGGGGAAGGAGATCAAGGAACGCTGGGCCTGTACGCGGCCGCCGACGACCGTTGGGTGCTGGCCCGAATCACTCCGGCCGGCCGTGAGCGATTGGCCAAAATCGCCCCCGAGCACAGCCAGCCCTGGCGGGACCTGGGCGTCAGCATTCTGCATCGCTTGGTGATCGACACGCTGCTGGCCGGCCCCGACCTGTCAAAGCCCCGCTACGTCCACCTGGTGGACGAGGTGGTCGAAGGGATCGAAACGGGCGAGTTTCCGTTGGCGGTCCTGGTCATGCCGGCCACGGTCGACGACATCCAGACGATCAGCCGGCACCAGGAACGGATGCCGGCCAAGAGCACCTATTTCTATCCCAAGCTGCTCAGCGGGCTGGTAATTAATCCGCTCGAGTAGCGGCCGGCCGCTGCTGGCGTGATTTCACCACAGAGGCACTGAGGCACGGAGATGCCGAGTCTTGTCTCGTGCCGGGGATCTCACGTTTCACGTGAAACAGGTTCGCGATGATTGCGCAGATGGCGTGTTTCACGTGAAACAGTCAGTGCAGGAGTTATGCGCAGTTTCACGTGAAACATCGCGCGTGGTGGAATCTGGACAGCCGGTCCTGATCGCCGTCTCCGCTATTCCGGCGCGGCATTGTCGTATTTAAAAACTCTGTGTCCTCGGTGGCAGAATTCTTACGTCGGCCAGCCTGACCTGGCGACAGGCACGGTTGGGCTATCCCTGGGCGGCGCGTCCCGATTAGAATTCTCCGCCCGGCTATGGATGGTCGGCGCGGCAAGCGAAGGGAGTCGCCCAGGTGAGCCGGATCCTCTGCGTGGCGAATCAGAAGGGGGGCGTCGGCAAGACGACCACCGCCGTGAACCTGGCCGACGCGCTGGCGCGTAGCGGCGCGCGCACACTATTGATCGATCTCGATCCACAGTGCAACGCCACCAGTGGGCTAGGAGTCGAGCCGGCGGAGCGGCATCCATTGGTCTCCACGGCACCCTTGCAAGAGTCGCTGCGCCCCACCTCGACCGCGGGGCTGGAAGTGTTGCCCGGCAGCCGCAACTTCCAAGATATCGAAACACTCAGCAAACACACCGAGAGTCAGGCCGCCACGTTGCGGCAGCACCTGGCGGGTGGGCTGACCGCCTACGACTATGTGCTGATCGATTGTCCCCCGTCGCTTGGCCAACTGACGCGCACTGCCCTGGCCAGCGCCAGCGAGGTGTTGATGCCCATCCAGTGCGAGTACTTCGCCATGGAAGGGCTGGCCCAGATGATCGACGTCATTCGCCAGGTGATGAGCGTTCATCCGCAAAGGCTTCAGTTCGGGGGCATCCTCTTGACGATGTATGACCACACGTTGGACCTGACGCACGAAGTCGACAACGAGGTGCGCGATTTTTTTGGCGAGATCGTATTTCAAACGGTGATCCCCCGCGACGTGGCCGTGGCCGAAGCGCCCAGCCACGGCCAATCGGTGCTGGATTATGCGCCGCGATCGCGAGGGGCCTGGGCTTACGCGGAACTGTGCATGGAGGTACTCGAGCGTGAGTAAAGAACGACGACTTGGACGTGGCCTGGAAGCTTTGCTCGGTCGCCCCTTGGAAAGCTACTCGGCGCGCGAGCCAGCTGCCGACGCCGCAACTCCCGCCGATGCTAGCACTGGCAGCAGCGCAGGCGAACAAGTCTTGGTACCGGTCAGCGTCTACGAGATCGATCGCAATCCTTACCAGCCGCGACATGATTTCAACGACGCCGACATTGACTCGTTGGCCGACAGTATCCAAGAACACGGCATGTTGCAGCCAATCGTGGTCCGCCGGCAAGGCGACCGTTTTCAACTAGTGGCGGGCGAGCGGCGCTTGCGGGCAGCCATCAAGGCCGGCCTGGCGCAGGTGGCTGTGCAGGTCCGCGAAGTCGATGATCGGCAGGCGGCCGAGTTGGCCATCGTCGAGAACCTGCAACGCAAGGATCTCAACCCTTTGGAAAAAGGGGGCTCGTTCCAACAGTATCTAGAGCGCTATGGCTGCACGCAGGAAGAGCTGGCCAAGCGACTGAAGATCGACCGCTCGACGGTGGCGAATCTGATCCGCCTGTTGGAGCTGCCCGAGGATGTGAAGTCCGCACTCCGCGCCGGCACGATCACCCAGGGACACGCGCGGGCGCTATTGCCCCTGTCCAGCGAGCGCGAGCAGATCGAATTATGCCAGCGCATTCAAAAGGAGGGTCTGAGCGTTCGCAGCGTCGAGGACCTGGTGCAACAGACCGTGCAGGCGGACGACGGACAGCACGCGCTGCGCCTGGTGACGGGCGAAGCGGAGGAACGCCCGGCCCGGCGACCACGCAGCCAGCACCTGGCGTCGCTCGAGCAAAAATTCCGCGCGGCTTTGGGCTCGAAGGTGGACGTCCGCGAGTCGTCCAAGGGACGCGGCCGGATCGTAATCCACTTTAAGAACCACGAAGAGTTCGAGCGCCTGAGTAAACAACTGTGCGACGCCAAGAAGGGTGCGCAGAGCCACGTGGGGTAGGTAATTTTCCTGGCGTCGCTATGCCAGTGCCACGGGTCCTCAGTTAACGTTCCGTTGGCTGCGGTGTGTCGCACGCCTGGCATGGAATCGCTCGCAGCATGCATCCCCTCGCGATTGCAGATAGAATAGGTCGCTGTGCGCGCGGTTAATATCCGCTACCGCGACGTGCGAGGGGGACGCATCATGTCACGAAGCGATTGCCGATGGGGCATGGGTTTTGTCGCGCTGGTCGTCGTGGGCGCTGGCGTATGTTTCGCGAACGCGGGCGACGATAAAGCCCTAGCTGGAAAGCCATCGTTCGCCGGTGCCAAAGCCGGCGAGGCGCGCGACGTTGCTGGCATCCAACTTTGCTGGTGCCCGCCGGGCAAGTTCTTAATGGGGAGCCCAGCGACCGAGCCGGAGCGACGTCCGGGCGAAGACCAGGTGGAAGTGACGCTCAGCCACGGTTTCTGGATTGGCAAGTACGAGGTCACTCAGGGCGAGTGGAAACGCGTGGTCGGTGAGTTTCCAGAAAAGCTCACGGCCGGCGAAGGGGACGAGTTTCCGGTCTACAGCGTCAACTTCGCCGAGGCCGAAAAATTCTGCCGCAAGCTCTCTGAGTTGGCCCATGCCTCGGGCGCGCTGCCGCAGGATTGGGAGTTCCGGCTTCCCACTGACGCCCAATGGGAATACGCTTGTCGCGCTGGGACGACAACGGCCACGTCGTTTGGCGATTCCCTCAGCAGCAAGCAAGCCAATTTTCAGGGGAAACCGTACAACGGCGCCGAGACGGGGCCGTCGCTCAAACGGGCTGCGGCGGTCGGGAGCTATCCGGCCAATGCCTGGGGTCTGCACGACATGCACGGCAACATCTTTGAGTGGTGCCGCGATTGGCATCACCTGAAATTGCCTGGCGGCGTGGATCCCGACCTCTACTTGGCACAAACCACGGCGCAGCGCAATCGAACGGGAAGCAAGTCACGGGTCCGTCGCGGCGGCTGCTGGGCCGACGAAGGATGGCCTTGCCGCTCGGCGTTCCGGCTGCGTTTCGAACCGGAACGGCGCGCAGACCACATCGGCTTTCGCGTCGTCGCCGTGCAGTTGTAGCGAGCGCCGCGCCCGGGTCACTGAGGCGGAGATGGAGATTGGGTCGGCTCGACAGTCTTCTTTTCCAGGGCACTCTTCATCGTGGCCAAGCCGCGCTCGAAGCCTTTGCCCAGCACGGCGTCCATGTCTGTGCACAGGCACATCAGCTTGCCGAAAAAATCGTTCGTGCCGGAGAGCTTCCAGGTGACTTTAGTATCCGGTTCGGCCAGTCCGTTGGGCACCGAGGCGAATCGGAACGCCATGCGCGCTTTGCCAGCAAAGGGCCTGATGAATTCCTGATCGACATCGACCGAGTCGTTCGGTTCCGATTCGACAATGGTCAAGCTCCCCGCGCCAATCTGTTCGTTGCCATCCCAGGTGAAGCTGGCCCCCTTGCCGGCCGAGGGGGTCGAGATGGTGGACTTTGCATTGGGATCGAGATCTTTCCAGGGACTCCAGGCGTCCCATTTTTGCAGATCGTTGACGCTGTCGAAGACCGCGGCCGGCGGCGCGGCGATCGTCGTCGATCGCTCGACCGAAAAATCGCTCGGTTGCACGCTGACGTAGATCACGAACAGGACGATGATGGCACAAAGTGCCACGAACGACAGCAGAATCTTTTTCCACATGAACCGACGGTCTCCCGAATCAATAGGTGCCAAAAGCCTGGGGCCAATCTACCCTGTCGTCCCGCCAGCGCCAGGGCATCGCGATCGCCGCGTCGTCTATATATCTAGAGGATATTCATCCACAGGTTTCACAGATTACGCGGAAAAATTCAGTGCTGTAACATCTTGGGCCGGTGCGTATAGCGCTTCGTACTCTCGCCCGAGGCGTGATGGGTTCATGTGGTCTGGTCTTATGATTTTGCGGCGGTTGCGGGAAACAGTTTCTCAATCCATGTTTGCCAGTGTGGTCCTTCATGGCGGGCGATTTCGGTCGCTTGGGCGCCGTAATAATAGCAGCTGACTTGTACGTAGACGGTCTCGCCGACCGTATTGACGATCAGTGAACAGGTTCCGGTCGTCGGCTCGTCGAGTCGCACCAGGGCGTAAAAATGATTTTTGCCGGCGCCCGTTTCTTGTACGATCCCGGCCGCGCGCGGCGCGTCGGCCGGCGCCCTCCAACGTTCTCCCGATTGTGCGCGGGTCAGGCCGAACGATTCGGTGAGCGTTTTCCACGCCTGCGATCGCGGGCCGGCGGCGACCGCCACTAGTGGTACGATCGCGCAGGACTGACCCGAGAAATGCGATAGATAGAGCCGCAAAATGCGGAAAAACGTCGGCCAGCCCTCTTCGACGTTTTCGAGTTGATCGTCCCAGTCGTCGCTGCTGGCGAAGAGGCTATGTACGACCCGGACGAGGCACACGCCCCCTGCGCGGGCTTCGACGAACCACTGCGTGGCCAATGCCGGCGCGCTTGGTCCCAGGTCCTGGCTGTCGGCGGCAAATTGCTCGGGCGGTTGCCAGGCGGTGATCGTGGCCAGTGAATCGAGATCCGGGCCGAAGTGTCCGACGACCTTGCCGCCGACGCGGCCTTGGACTTCGCTGGGTACGAACCAGGACGAGATGCCCGGCCCGGTCGCGATCGCCTGCCAAACTTGCTCGGGCGTGCCGGGGACTTCGATTTCGACTTGAACGGAACGACGCCCCGACGGTTCTTTGTGCAGGCTCATGACTGTTTCTCCTGCGGCAGTTTATTAGGAAGAGGATGCGCGACGACAATCAATCGATGGGCGCGACCGCCGGCGGACGACGCATCGTGGTAGCGCGCTACAAGTGTTGTCATGGTGGTGGTCAGATCGCGAGTGAAGGCGGCGCGCTCGGCGGCGCTGCGAAAGCGGATCTCGGTATCGATCGAGAGAGTCGCCAGGCGCTTGTTGGTCTCGCGCGCCCGCGCGATCAGGGCGCCGACTTCGCGCACGACCCGCGCCGCAAGCGCGATCAGATAACCGGCCGAGAGGCGATCGACGATACGACCGGGTTCGGTGGCCACTGGCCCCAGGGCCGTGGGCGAGACGAGATACGACGAGGCCGTGGCCACCAGCAATCGCTCGGTAAGACCTCCCCACTTGCGTTTTTCGGCCACGCGGACCAGGCCATGAGCTTCGAGCGTGCGCAAGTGGTAGTTGATCTTTTGACGCGCGATGCCGACGCGCGTGGCGAGCGTGGCCGCCGAGGCTGGCGTGCCCAGTTCGGCAAGCAGGCGTCCGCGGGTGGGGTCCAAGGCGGCCGACGCGGCGACCGGGTCGTCGATGATCTGCACGTCAAGCATGAGAGCGTTTGTCATGCCCCCAGTCTGCCATTGACAAATTTATTTGTCAACAAAGAAACGCTTATTCCGGCGGCTTTGTTCGAAAATCGTAGTGCCACAGAGTTGCGAAGCGCTGCTCGATTGTCGTGTTCTTTATCTGCGAGATTTGCGTCCTCTGTGGATCGAACTTGTGAGTGCAGCAGGGCAGGGCCTAGTCGCGAGCATTATGCTTGACATATTCCCATGCAGGAATAGACTTCGGAGATGCCACGAGCCGCCACCACCGCCGATGTGTTCAATGCCATTGCCGAGCCGCGCCGCCGCGAGATCATCGACCTGCTACGCAGCGGTCGCAGGCACGCCGTCGGCGATCTGGTGACGCGTTTGCAGATTCCGCAACCGGCCGTGTCGAAGCATCTCGGTGTGCTCCGCAAAGTTGGCATCGTGTCGGTGACCAAGCAGGGCCAGCAACGGCTCTATCAGCTCAACGCCAAGGAACTGAAACCCGTGCACGATTGGGTCAAGACGTACGAACGATTCTGGACGCACCAGCTCTCGCGCATCAAGCAAGCGGCTGAACGGAAAGCGCGCGAGTGATCGCGCGAACTTTTGAAAGCACCAAAGTCTCCTAGAGCATAATCATGGCAACGGTCGCTACCGAGCTGGGCATTTCATCGCTGGAAATCGTCCGCGACGAGATTATCTCTGCCCCAATCGAGATCGTGTTCGAAACGCTGCTCGAACACCTGGGTCCGCACATGGAGACCGGCCCAGGCAATGCGCTGCCGATGAAGCTCGAGGCGTGGCCCAGCGGGCGCTGGTATCGCGACCTGGGGAACAACGCGGGGCACTTTTGGGGTCATGTGCAAGTGATCAAGCCGCCCACGTTGCTAGAGATTTGCGGTCCCCTGTGCATGTCGTCCACGGCGATCAACCACGTGCAATACCGATTGACGCAGGAACCTGCGACGACGCGTCTGTCGTTCGTCCATCGAGCCATTGGAAACATCGCGGCCGATCATCGCGAAGGCATGCCTGACGGTTGGGCGCATAATCTGGCGAACATGCGGGCCGCGGCCGAGCGGCGAGCGCAAGCCGGCGGCTGACGCACCACGCCGAACGGCGTCCAGGCAATGTGCCCTCGGGCATGTGAACTGCGCGATCAAGCATCAAGCAGAGAAAAAAATATTCTTCGACGGCCACGTTGACAGAAAGCCATTGGGCATGTAGTTTACCAATCAGTTAAGTAACCAGTCGGTTAAATACAGATGCAGTCCGATCATCTCAGCACGACGTTTGCGGCCCTGGCCGACCCAACGCGGCGGGCCATTCTGGCACGGCTGTCGACGGGGGAATCCTCGGTGACCGAGCTTGCCAAGCCGTTCGAGATGACGCTGCCGGCGATCTCTAAGCACTTAAAAGTGCTGGAACGCGCCGGGCTGGTGGCGCGCGGTCGCGAGGCTCAGTGGCGCCCGTGCCGGCTCGAAGCGGCGCGGCTGAAGGAGGTGGCCGAGTGGGTTGAGCATTATCGCCGCCATTGGGAAGAAAGATTCGACCGTCTCGACGAATACCTGCAAGAGCTGCAAAAGAAGGCAAAGAAACATGGTCGCAAAAAATAATCCTGCCAACGCCGAGGTGCCCGAGCTGGTGCTGACGCGAGTTTTTGACGCGCCGCGGGCGCTAGTCTTCGAAGTCTGGACCGATCCGCAGCATGTGGCCGCGTGGTGGGGGCCGCACGGATTCACCAATCCCGTGTGTGAATTGGACGTACGGACTGGCGGCAAAATGCGGATCGACATGCGCGGCCCCGACGGCACCGTATATCCATCGCTGGGCGAGTTCGACGAGATTATCGAGCCTGAGCGGATCGTATTTCGTAGCGGTGTATCGGATGGGCAGGGGGGCTGGTTGTTCGAGATCTTGAACACCGTGACGTTTGCCGAGCACGGCGGCAAAACGACGCTGACCCTGCGGGCGCGCGTCCTGAACGCGAAAGACGGCGCGGCGCCGTATCTGTCGGGCATGAACGAAGGGTGGTCGCAATCCCTCGAGCGTTTGGCGGCACACGTGGCAACCGCGTATAGCCGAAGCCTGGCAAACGTCCCCGCTGCGGCTGCCGGCACGGATGGCGCCAACGAAACGGATCGCGAAATCGTGCTCACGCGCGTGATCAACGCGCCGCGCGACCTGGTTTACGAGGCTTGGACCGATCCCCAGCACGTGGCGCAATGGTGGGGACCAGACGGCTTTAAAACGACGGTCCATGAGATGACGGTCCGCCCCGGCGGCGTGTGGCGATTCACCATGCACGGCCCGGACGGTACGGACTATCACGACAAGGTTGTATACAGCAAGGTCGTGAAACCCACGCGGTTAGAGTATTCGCACGGATCGGATGACGATTCTGGGTCCCCCCATTTTCAGGTGACGGTGACTTTCGACGAGCAAGGGGCGACGACGCGCGTTACGCTGCGGACGCTCTTCCTGACCCGTGAACAACGCGATTACACGATCGGCTTTGGAGCTGTGGAACTTGGCCATCAGACGCTCGCGCATCTCGAAGAGCATGTGGCGCGGATGAAAAATCAAGCGGCAAAGAGCTGAGACGCCAGAATTCCAGAAAACCAATTCTAGAGGGATGGCGGGCCGAGTTTGGGACGAAACGCGATGATGGGCGGCAAGCGTCCTGATATGTTTATTCACAACCGCAGCACGGGAGACACACCATGCAGATCAGTCCGTATTTGAACTTCGATGGTCGTTGCGACGAGGCGATCGAGTTTTATCGCAAAGCGATCGGCGCCGAAGTAACCATGCTGATGCGTTTCAAGGACAGCCCTATGGCGGCCGAGCCCGGCATGCTGACGCCTGGATCGGAAAACAAGGTGATGCATGCCAGCCTGAAAATCGGCGAATCCGATGTTATGGCTTCCGACGGCCGCTGCCAGGGTAAGGGGGGATTTCAGGGAGTAACGCTGTCGTTGAGCGTCGCGACCGACGCCGAGGCCGAGCGGTTGTTCAACGCGCTGGCCGACGGCGGACAAGTGCAGATGCCGCTGGCCAAGACGTTTTTCTCGCCACTATTCGGCATGCTGGCCGACCGGTTTGGCGTGGCTTGGATGGTGCTGGTGCGGCAGTAAAGAAAATATGAGCTAGCGAGCAGCATCTGCGCTACGGCCGATGCGCGCTACTGATGGATCGTCGTTCATTGATTATTGATCGTCGATCATCGAGAAACGGTCATCGGTCAAAGTTCGTGACTTAAAACCCTCTCCACTTGCGGGAGGGGGCAGGGTTAGGGGCAATCACTTCGAAACTTTATTGCAAAGGCGCATGGCGATGTGGATAAAAATCCTCGCTGGCGTGGTTCTGGTCATCGTGTTGTTCATCGTCGTGGTGGCGTTGCAGCCGTCGTCGTTTCACATCGCTCGGTCAGCGAGCATCGCGGCGCCGCCGCAGGTGGCCTTCGAGCAGGTGAACGTGATCCGGAACTGGGAGCCCTGGAATCCGTGGCTGAAACTCGACCCGAATGTGAAAACGACCTACGAGGGTCCTGCCGAGGGAAAAGGTGCGATCTCGCGTTGGGTGGGTGATAAGAATGTGGGCGAAGGGAGCATGACGATCATCGAGAGCCGGCCCGACGAATTGGTGCGGCTGCGTCTCGATTTTCTCAAACCCTACGAATCGACCTGCACCGCGGAATTCGCCTTTCAGCCTGAAGGGGATCACACCATGGTGACCTGGAGCATGGATGGCGAGAAGAACTTCGTCACTAAGATGATCGGACTGTTCATGGGCATGGACAAAATGATCGGCGAGCAGTTCGCCAAGGGGCTCACGGACATGAACGCCACGGTCGCGGCGAAAGAAAAGCAGTAGCGGCGTTGCCAGACGCAGTCTACCGGCTGTCCGAAAACCTGGCGCGCATGTGAACTCATTCCTGCGAAAGGACAAACGATGGCGACCGTGAACAAGAAATTGATGTGGGCCGGCTGGGTGGTTTCCGGCCTGGTGACGCTGCTAATGCTGTTTAGCGCCTCGGGCAAGCTGACTGCTTCGGAGGAACTGACCAAGGACTTTGTCGAGAAGCACGGTTACCCGGCGACCGTGCTAGTTCCGCTGGCCATTACCGAACTGGTTTGCGTGGTGTTGTACGTCGTGCCGCAAACCGCGGTCCTGGGGGCGATTTTGCTTACCGGATATCTGGGAGGCGCGGTGGCGACGCACGTCCGCGCCCAAGAAAACTTCGCACCGGCCGTGATTGCCGGCGTGTTGGTGTGGCTAGCGCTTTACCTGCGCGAGCCACGTGTTCGCGCCCTGGCGCCGCTGCGGCAGGTAACGCCCCCCGTTGCATGAGCGGGGAGAACATCGCCCGAGACCAGCGAACGAAGCAATCACCCGCGGCATCCTCTCAAAGCTCCGCAAGGAATTCTCTATGAGCAAACTACGAGTGTTGGTGGGCACGCGCAAAGGAGCGTTTGTGCTGACGGCCGACGGCACGCGCAAGCGGTGGAGCGTCAGCGGCCCGCACTTTGCCGGCTGGGAGGTCTATCATCTGAAAGCCTCGCCCGTGAACCCGGACCGCATATATGCTTCGCAATCGAGCGGCTGGTTTGGCCAGATCATTCAACGTTCGGACGACGGCGGGCAGAGTTGGGCGCCGGTCGGCAACAAGTTTGCCTACGACGGCGTGCCCGGCACGCATCAATGGTACGACGGTACGCAGCATCCGTGGGAGTTTGCGCGGGTCTGGCACCTGGAGCCATCGCTCAGCGAAGCGGAATCGGTTTATGCCGGCGCGGAAGACGCGGCGTTAT comes from Pirellulales bacterium and encodes:
- a CDS encoding SRPBCC family protein, whose amino-acid sequence is MWKKILLSFVALCAIIVLFVIYVSVQPSDFSVERSTTIAAPPAAVFDSVNDLQKWDAWSPWKDLDPNAKSTISTPSAGKGASFTWDGNEQIGAGSLTIVESEPNDSVDVDQEFIRPFAGKARMAFRFASVPNGLAEPDTKVTWKLSGTNDFFGKLMCLCTDMDAVLGKGFERGLATMKSALEKKTVEPTQSPSPPQ
- a CDS encoding SRPBCC domain-containing protein, yielding MSLHKEPSGRRSVQVEIEVPGTPEQVWQAIATGPGISSWFVPSEVQGRVGGKVVGHFGPDLDSLATITAWQPPEQFAADSQDLGPSAPALATQWFVEARAGGVCLVRVVHSLFASSDDWDDQLENVEEGWPTFFRILRLYLSHFSGQSCAIVPLVAVAAGPRSQAWKTLTESFGLTRAQSGERWRAPADAPRAAGIVQETGAGKNHFYALVRLDEPTTGTCSLIVNTVGETVYVQVSCYYYGAQATEIARHEGPHWQTWIEKLFPATAAKS
- a CDS encoding helix-turn-helix domain-containing protein — its product is MTNALMLDVQIIDDPVAASAALDPTRGRLLAELGTPASAATLATRVGIARQKINYHLRTLEAHGLVRVAEKRKWGGLTERLLVATASSYLVSPTALGPVATEPGRIVDRLSAGYLIALAARVVREVGALIARARETNKRLATLSIDTEIRFRSAAERAAFTRDLTTTMTTLVARYHDASSAGGRAHRLIVVAHPLPNKLPQEKQS
- a CDS encoding metalloregulator ArsR/SmtB family transcription factor, whose protein sequence is MPRAATTADVFNAIAEPRRREIIDLLRSGRRHAVGDLVTRLQIPQPAVSKHLGVLRKVGIVSVTKQGQQRLYQLNAKELKPVHDWVKTYERFWTHQLSRIKQAAERKARE
- a CDS encoding SRPBCC domain-containing protein, translated to MATVATELGISSLEIVRDEIISAPIEIVFETLLEHLGPHMETGPGNALPMKLEAWPSGRWYRDLGNNAGHFWGHVQVIKPPTLLEICGPLCMSSTAINHVQYRLTQEPATTRLSFVHRAIGNIAADHREGMPDGWAHNLANMRAAAERRAQAGG
- a CDS encoding metalloregulator ArsR/SmtB family transcription factor — translated: MQSDHLSTTFAALADPTRRAILARLSTGESSVTELAKPFEMTLPAISKHLKVLERAGLVARGREAQWRPCRLEAARLKEVAEWVEHYRRHWEERFDRLDEYLQELQKKAKKHGRKK
- a CDS encoding SRPBCC family protein, translating into MVAKNNPANAEVPELVLTRVFDAPRALVFEVWTDPQHVAAWWGPHGFTNPVCELDVRTGGKMRIDMRGPDGTVYPSLGEFDEIIEPERIVFRSGVSDGQGGWLFEILNTVTFAEHGGKTTLTLRARVLNAKDGAAPYLSGMNEGWSQSLERLAAHVATAYSRSLANVPAAAAGTDGANETDREIVLTRVINAPRDLVYEAWTDPQHVAQWWGPDGFKTTVHEMTVRPGGVWRFTMHGPDGTDYHDKVVYSKVVKPTRLEYSHGSDDDSGSPHFQVTVTFDEQGATTRVTLRTLFLTREQRDYTIGFGAVELGHQTLAHLEEHVARMKNQAAKS
- a CDS encoding VOC family protein, whose translation is MQISPYLNFDGRCDEAIEFYRKAIGAEVTMLMRFKDSPMAAEPGMLTPGSENKVMHASLKIGESDVMASDGRCQGKGGFQGVTLSLSVATDAEAERLFNALADGGQVQMPLAKTFFSPLFGMLADRFGVAWMVLVRQ
- a CDS encoding SRPBCC family protein, with amino-acid sequence MWIKILAGVVLVIVLFIVVVALQPSSFHIARSASIAAPPQVAFEQVNVIRNWEPWNPWLKLDPNVKTTYEGPAEGKGAISRWVGDKNVGEGSMTIIESRPDELVRLRLDFLKPYESTCTAEFAFQPEGDHTMVTWSMDGEKNFVTKMIGLFMGMDKMIGEQFAKGLTDMNATVAAKEKQ
- a CDS encoding DoxX family protein, with translation MATVNKKLMWAGWVVSGLVTLLMLFSASGKLTASEELTKDFVEKHGYPATVLVPLAITELVCVVLYVVPQTAVLGAILLTGYLGGAVATHVRAQENFAPAVIAGVLVWLALYLREPRVRALAPLRQVTPPVA